From Nymphaea colorata isolate Beijing-Zhang1983 chromosome 6, ASM883128v2, whole genome shotgun sequence, a single genomic window includes:
- the LOC116255703 gene encoding septin and tuftelin-interacting protein 1 homolog 1, with protein MDDDQEMERFGMENDYEGGQWIGGEFLYRNRKEKRLQTREDVLYGVFAASDSDSEAEGSFRRGRRGGISKKSDISKPVNFVSTGSMPSEEVDRPEESSKTEAPGVGLGFGLNQGTGLGFQSEAALSKKEKNRGGSEEDDEDTFLPTAFGRIIKEGARRREKERESAEMAAAKSEKKTRGGREAEFGGSVGEFERHTKGIGLKLLEKMGYKKGEGLGKNAQGIVAPIEAKLRPKNMGMGFNDFKEANAGLPPLPALEERDSKASATVSESRPRERLWSRHNRGRKKEYVTPEELLAKKQDTGPEVVQKVLDMRGAQVRVLKNLENLNEEDMAVEERVPMPELQHNVRLIVDLAEADIYKIDRELRQEKETMAVLVKEKERLRETEGRQKQQLGIMVEILGTIRKVREENLTGSLTLKSLASTFGDLKKRYKDDYKLCNLSCIACSFAVPLLIKVFQGWDPLLNPSKGLDLMPVWKTLLHGEEPIDYGTYDNSEANMNSPYTELVMEVIFPAVRISATNSWEPRDPEPLLGFLESWHELIPQPVLHNILDTIVMPKLATAVDSWDPRRETVPIHVWLHPWLPWLGQKMEPLYHPIRYKLGNVLHAWHASDASAFAMLSPWRTVFDPNNWEQLVVRYIVPKLISALQEFQINPANQKLDQFYWVMTWTSSIPIHHMVAILETGFFSKWLQVLYHWLCSNPNFEEVMQWYLGWKGLFPQELLANERIRYQLNVGLNMMTQAAEGAVVVQPGARENVSYLRITEQRQFEAQQQAAYAQQQSVGTANGVPESNLKEFLETYARDNDIKFLPKVGRMHDGLQIYGFGSISVCVDSVNRVIFAQSGERWSAVSMDELLGMHRARGMRGRG; from the coding sequence ATGGACGACGATCAGGAGATGGAGCGGTTCGGGATGGAGAACGACTACGAGGGTGGCCAGTGGATCGGCGGCGAGTTCCTCTACCGCAATCGTAAGGAGAAGCGCCTTCAGACCAGGGAGGACGTCCTCTATGGCGTCTTCGCCGCCTCCGACTCTGATTCCGAAGCCGAGGGCTCCTTCCGCCGCGGCCGTCGCGGAGGCATCTCGAAAAAGTCCGACATTTCGAAGCCTGTCAATTTCGTTTCCACCGGCTCCATGCCTTCCGAAGAGGTGGACCGCCCTGAAGAGTCTTCGAAAACTGAAGCTCCAGGGGTCGGGTTAGGGTTTGGGTTGAACCAGGGGACAGGGTTGGGTTTCCAATCGGAGGCTGCTCTgtcgaagaaggagaagaatagGGGTGGGTCTGAGGAGGATGATGAGGACACTTTTCTGCCTACCGCCTTTGGGAGGATCATCAAGGAAGGGGCACGtaggagggagaaggagagggagagcgcGGAGATGGCAGCGGCGAAAAGCGAGAAGAAGACcaggggagggagagaggcgGAATTCGGCGGCAGTGTTGGGGAGTTCGAGAGGCACACGAAGGGGATCGGTTTGAAATTGTTGGAGAAGATGGGATACAAGAAAGGTGAAGGTTTGGGGAAGAATGCCCAGGGGATCGTCGCCCCCATCGAAGCGAAATTGCGGCCCAAGAATATGGGCATGGGATTCAACGATTTCAAGGAGGCAAATGCAGGCTTGCCACCGCTCCCGGCATTGGAAGAGAGAGACTCGAAGGCTAGCGCAACTGTCTCAGAGTCACGGCCAAGGGAAAGGCTGTGGTCCAGGCAcaacagaggaagaaagaaggaataTGTGACGCCTGAGGAATTGTTAGCGAAGAAGCAGGATACGGGGCCAGAGGTGGTTCAGAAAGTATTGGATATGAGGGGTGCACAAGTGAGGGTATTGAAGAACTTGGAAAATCTGAATGAGGAGGACATGGCGGTTGAGGAGCGGGTGCCGATGccggaattgcagcacaatgtgAGGCTGATTGTTGATTTGGCAGAGGCAGATATATATAAGATTGACCGGGAGTTAAGGCAGGAGAAGGAGACGATGGCGGTGCTTGTCAAGGAGAAGGAAAGGCTCAGAGAGACAGAGGGCAGGCAGAAACAGCAATTGGGCATCATGGTGGAGATATTGGGCACCATTCGGAAGGTTAGGGAGGAGAATCTGACTGGTTCTTTGACGTTGAAATCGCTGGCAAGTACGTTCGGAGATTTGAAGAAGAGATACAAAGACGATTATAAGTTGTGCAACTTGTCGTGCATTGCTTGTTCATTTGCCGTCCCTTTACTGATCAAGGTTTTCCAAGGATGGGATCCTCTGTTGAATCCCAGCAAGGGTCTGGACTTAATGCCAGTATGGAAGACTCTATTACATGGGGAGGAGCCCATTGATTATGGAACGTATGATAATTCGGAGGCCAATATGAATTCACCGTATACGGAGCTTGTAATGGAGGTTATCTTTCCAGCGGTAAGAATTTCTGCCACAAACTCGTGGGAGCCAAGAGACCCGGAGCCACTGTTAGGATTTCTGGAATCCTGGCATGAGTTGATCCCTCAGCCTGTTCTTCACAATATATTAGACACTATAGTAATGCCTAAGTTGGCGACTGCAGTTGATTCATGGGATCCACGTAGAGAAACGGTTCCAATTCATGTTTGGTTGCATCCATGGCTTCCTTGGCTAGGTCAGAAGATGGAGCCCCTCTATCACCCGATTCGGTATAAGTTGGGAAATGTTCTTCATGCGTGGCATGCAAGTGATGCTTCTGCTTTTGCCATGTTATCTCCTTGGAGAACGGTTTTTGATCCTAATAATTGGGAACAACTAGTCGTTCGTTACATAGTCCCAAAGTTGATCAGTGCATTGCAGGAATTCCAGATTAATCCAGCTAATCAGAAACTTGATCAGTTTTACTGGGTGATGACGTGGACATCTTCAATTCCTATTCATCATATGGTGGCCATACTGGAGACTGGGTTTTTCTCCAAATGGCTTCAAGTTTTATATCATTGGTTGTGCTCAAATCCAAACTTTGAGGAAGTAATGCAATGGTATTTGGGTTGGAAAGGGCTGTTCCCGCAGGAGTTGCTTGCCAATGAACGTATAAGGTATCAACTAAATGTCGGTCTCAACATGATGACTCAAGCGGCCGAAGGAGCAGTCGTGGTCCAACCAGGCGCTAGGGAGAATGTTAGCTATCTTAGAATAACCGAGCAAAGGCAGTTTGAGGCTCAACAGCAAGCAGCTTATGCTCAGCAGCAGTCAGTCGGTACTGCAAATGGTGTCCCTGAGTCAAACCTGAAGGAATTTCTTGAGACTTATGCACGAGATAATGATATCAAGTTTTTGCCTAAAGTGGGAAGAATGCATGACGGTCTTCAGATATATGGTTTTGGTAGCATTAGCGTATGTGTGGATTCTGTAAACCGAGTGATATTTGCTCAAAGTGGAGAAAGATGGTCTGCTGTATCAATGGATGAGTTGCTAGGGATGCATAGGGCTCGAGGGATGAGAGGTCGGGGATAA